The following are encoded together in the Montipora foliosa isolate CH-2021 chromosome 12, ASM3666993v2, whole genome shotgun sequence genome:
- the LOC137979120 gene encoding SNW domain-containing protein 1-like: MSLSSLLPAPLHVAYRDKDADDDLEKAYKELKVTAAKKEPPPYGHRQGWIPRKLEDFGDGGAFPEIHVAQYPLDMGRKKKAASSSNVLPVQLDSQGRVKYDALVRQGHKKDKVVHSRFQDLVPVHLKDEGDPDLERPSEEDIEETTRKTREALEKEVNTKIAAAQPTQVAQKPQAAQYIRYTASQQGIAFNSGAKQRVIRMVEMQKDPMEPPRFKTNKKIPRGPPSPPAPVMHSPSRKVTVKEQQEWKIPPCISNWKNAKGYTIPLDKRLAADGRGLQDPHINDKFAKLAEALYIADRKAREAVEMRAQLEKKLAQREKEKKEQKLVELAVKAREERAGIRAAADRSEEERERDKLRHDRHKERERDRRISKAAPDKRSKLQRDKERDISEQIALGVASAPASQEALYDQRLFNQSKGLDSGFGGDDDIYNVYDKAWRREGSTANAIYRPSKNVDRDVYGDDLEKLVETNRFQPDKEFAGTDRGQRREGPVQFEKEEEDPFGLDKFLTEAKKGKRTLDEPSRSRDHDSRSAKRKR; this comes from the exons ATGTCCCTTAGCAG CCTTCTTCCGGCGCCCCTACACGTGGCTTACCGTGACAAAGACGCGGATGATGATCTAGAGAAAGCTTACAAAGAG CTAAAGGTTACAGCTGCAAAGAAAGAACCTCCACCTTACGGGCATCGGCAAGGATGGATCCCGAGAAAGCTCGAG GATTTTGGAGATGGTGGGGCTTTTCCTGAAATACATGTCGCCCA ATATCCATTGGATATGGGCCGCAAGAAAAAG GCTGCTTCCAGCTCAAATGTGCTACCAGTCCAACTGGATTCTCAGGGCAGAGTCAAGTATGATGCTCTTGTCAGACAGGGTCATAAGAAGGACAAG GTTGTGCATTCAAGATTTCAGGACTTGGTTCCTGTTCATTTGAAAGATGAAGGTGATCCTGATTTGGAGAGACCCAGTGAAGAAGACATCGAAGAG ACAACTAGGAAAACAAGAGAAGCCTTGGAAAAAGAAGTCAACACAAAGATAGCTGCTGCACAGCCCACCCAGGTTGCACAGAAACCCCAGGCAGCCCAGTATATCCGATACACAGCATCCCAGCAAGGAATTGCATTTAATTCTGGAGCCAAACAGAGGGTTATACGGATGGTAGAAATGCAGAAGGATCCCATGGAACCACCTAGATTTAA GACAAACAAGAAGATTCCCAGAGGTCCTCCATCGCCACCCGCTCCTGTGATGCATTCACCAAGCAGAAAG GTGACTGTCAAAGAACAACAAGAATGGAAAATTCCCCCTTGCATCTCCAACTGGAAAAATGCTAAG GGCTACACGATTCCATTAGATAAACGGTTGGCAGCAGATGGACGTGGCCTGCAAGATCCACACATCAATGACAAATTTGCAAAACTTGCTGAAGCATTGTACATAGCAGATAGAAAG GCTCGTGAAGCAGTGGAAATGAGAGCTCAACTGGAAAAGAAACTGGCGCAAAGagaaaaggagaaaaaggaaCAGAAGCTGGTGGAGCTGGCTGTGAAAGCTCGTGAAGAACGAGCAGGAATAAGAGCTGCTGCTG ACAGGTCAGAAGAGGAGCGAGAGAGAGACAAACTGCGGCATGATCGCcacaaagaaagggaaagagaCCGTCGAATATCAAAGGCTGCTCCAGATAAGAG ATCCAAACTGCAGCGTGACAAAGAGCGTGACATCAGTGAGCAGATTGCGTTAGGCGTTGCCTCTGCCCCAGCCTCTCAAGAAGCGCTGTATGATCAGCGATTATTCAACCAAAGCAAG GGTCTGGATTCTGGCTTCGGAGGAGATGATGACATTTATAATGTTTATGACAAAGCATGGAGAAGAGAAGGCAGCACTGCAAATGCTATTTACCGGCCCAGCAAGAATGTCGACAGGGATGTATATGGTGATGACTTGGAGAAGCTAGTTGAAACAAACAG GTTTCAACCTGACAAAGAGTTTGCCGGCACAGATCGTGGTCAGCGACGTGAGGGCCCTGTTCAGTTCGAAAAAGAAGAAGAGGATCCCTTTGGTTTGGATAAGTTTCTTACAGAAGCTAAAAAAGGCAAGAGGACATTAGATGAACCTTCAAGATCAAG GGATCATGACAGCCGTAGTGCGAAGAGGAAGCGGTGA
- the LOC137980412 gene encoding uncharacterized protein isoform X1 yields the protein MCLKSFFLFFLPVFRLVFCQQSEQHSPCTIYRGISRFVDSTIGQDSGTCDSRGKPCRTISYAVTSAVHENQSSAVIYISIGSYKEQNGVNLDCSRWSLKRIAFWGERQGEQLVEVDLSLDVRLCELSMINLHWISSQAVSHNVLLSNFSLCESSVQGTEFSIIGKSSNVSLQRSSVSKSTGYQKLLPLMSLTSFLGYQNMLQIISCNFSGNTGPLVIVESTQASIIDSHLEGNKALFGRTLVTSQFSHFNISRTTFVQNYGTVIRVQNSGSLNATNCLFQLNMDLTESIFIVRGLSTVGIKDCVFKDSRSEKEGPVLKISDRHSTAYFEKCNFSCNMVNTSIFSPPLLSQFVHQLSCDNCFVDHNCPVLCSPGEFLTSGVLCKSCPAGSYSPGATRNTSVTQCTSCPAGTYSSRTKTRSCTPCAEGTISSKAGSLLCSKCKNDFFTSSPGQASCSKVTMEFIILLAMVSTLTIIPIALLFWQSRPSAQKKKGPLLISSHEALTMPGAKDSPDFSIQNRPWHMGGSLSDFAS from the exons ATGTGCCTTAAGAGTTTTTTCCTGTTCTTCCTCCCTGTGTTTCGTTTGGTTTTTTGCCAGCAAAGCGAGCAGCACTCTCCATGTACCATCTACAGGGGCATCTCGCGGTTTGTGGATTCCACGATTGGGCAAGATTCAGGAACATGTGATTCGAGAGGAAAGCCCTGTCGCACGATATCGTACGCTGTTACTAGCGCAGTGCATGAGAATCAGAGCTCGGCAGTAATTTATATTTCGATCGGTAGCTACAAGGAGCAAAATGGCGTCAATCTGGACTGCAGCAGGTGGAGCTTGAAGAGAATTGCATTCTGGGGAGAAAG GCAAGGTGAACAGTTGGTGGAAGTTGATTTGTCACTTGATGTTCGACTCTGTGAGTTAAGCATGATCAATCTACACTGGATAAGCAGCCAGGCAGTGTCACATAATGTTCTTCTTTCAAACTTCTCTCTTTGTGAATCTTCTGTACAAGGAACTGAATTTAGCATAATCGGGAAATCATCAAATGTTAGTCTTCAAAGAAGCAGTGTTTCGAAGAGTACAGGTTATCAAAAACTGTTGCCTTTGATGTCGCTTACATCTTTCCTGGGTTATCAAAATATGTTACAAATTATATCTTGTAACTTTTCTGGCAATACTGGACCTCTCGTCATTGTGGAAAGTACTCAAGCCTCCATCATCGACTCGCACTTGGAAGGAAACAAAGCATTGTTTGGTAGAACACTTGTCACCTCACAGTTTTCTCATTTTAACATCTCTAGGACAACATTTGTCCAAAACTATGGGACTGTCATCCGGGTGCAAAACTCTGGGAGTTTAAATGCAACTAACTGTCTCTTTCAGCTGAACATGGACCTAACAGAATCAATTTTTATAGTACGAGGATTAAGCACAGTAGGAATTAAAGACTGTGTGTTCAAGGATTCAAGAAGTGAGAAAGAAGGGCCTGTCTTGAAAATCTCTGACAGGCACTCCACTGCATATTTTGAG AAATGTAACTTTAGCTGTAACATGGTGAACACAAGTATTTTCTCTCCTCCTTTGTTGTCACAATTTGTGCATCAGTTGTCTTGTGACAACTGTTTTGTGGACCATAACTGCCCAG TGCTCTGTTCTCCAGGAGAGTTTTTGACAAGTGGTGTCTTGTGTAAATCTTGTCCAGCGGGAAGTTACAGTCCAGGAGCGACAAGAAACACATCAGTAACACAATGTACAAG TTGTCCAGCTGGTACATACAGCTCAAGGACCAAAACCAGGAGTTGCACTCCTTGTGCGGAGGGTACAATTTCTTCAAAGGCTGG GTCATTGTTGTGCTCTAAATGCAAGAATGATTTTTTCACGTCATCTCCAGGTCAGGCATCATGTTCCAAAG tGACAATGGAGTTCATAATACTTCTAGCAATGGTGTCAACCTTAACCATCATTCCCATCGCACTACTGTTTTGGCAAAGCAGACCATCTGCTCAAAAAAAGAAAGGCCCTCTTTTGATTTCAAGTCATGAAGCCTTAACAATGCCTGGAGCAAAAGACAGCCCAGACTTTTCAATTCAGAACAGACCTTGGCACATGGGAGGTAGTCTATCTGATTTTGCTTCTTAA
- the LOC137980412 gene encoding uncharacterized protein isoform X2 yields the protein MCLKSFFLFFLPVFRLVFCQQSEQHSPCTIYRGISRFVDSTIGQDSGTCDSRGKPCRTISYAVTSAVHENQSSAVIYISIGSYKEQNGVNLDCSRWSLKRIAFWGERQGEQLVEVDLSLDVRLCELSMINLHWISSQAVSHNVLLSNFSLCESSVQGTEFSIIGKSSNVSLQRSSVSKSTGYQKLLPLMSLTSFLGYQNMLQIISCNFSGNTGPLVIVESTQASIIDSHLEGNKALFGRTLVTSQFSHFNISRTTFVQNYGTVIRVQNSGSLNATNCLFQLNMDLTESIFIVRGLSTVGIKDCVFKDSRSEKEGPVLKISDRHSTAYFEKCNFSCNMVNTSIFSPPLLSQFVHQLSCDNCFVDHNCPVLCSPGEFLTSGVLCKSCPAGSYSPGATRNTSVTQCTSCPAGTYSSRTKTRSCTPCAEGTISSKAGSLLCSKCKNDFFTSSPGQASCSKVTMEFIILLAMVSTLTIIPIALLFWQSRPSAQKKKGPLLISSHEALTMPGAKDSPDFSIQNRPWHMGDS from the exons ATGTGCCTTAAGAGTTTTTTCCTGTTCTTCCTCCCTGTGTTTCGTTTGGTTTTTTGCCAGCAAAGCGAGCAGCACTCTCCATGTACCATCTACAGGGGCATCTCGCGGTTTGTGGATTCCACGATTGGGCAAGATTCAGGAACATGTGATTCGAGAGGAAAGCCCTGTCGCACGATATCGTACGCTGTTACTAGCGCAGTGCATGAGAATCAGAGCTCGGCAGTAATTTATATTTCGATCGGTAGCTACAAGGAGCAAAATGGCGTCAATCTGGACTGCAGCAGGTGGAGCTTGAAGAGAATTGCATTCTGGGGAGAAAG GCAAGGTGAACAGTTGGTGGAAGTTGATTTGTCACTTGATGTTCGACTCTGTGAGTTAAGCATGATCAATCTACACTGGATAAGCAGCCAGGCAGTGTCACATAATGTTCTTCTTTCAAACTTCTCTCTTTGTGAATCTTCTGTACAAGGAACTGAATTTAGCATAATCGGGAAATCATCAAATGTTAGTCTTCAAAGAAGCAGTGTTTCGAAGAGTACAGGTTATCAAAAACTGTTGCCTTTGATGTCGCTTACATCTTTCCTGGGTTATCAAAATATGTTACAAATTATATCTTGTAACTTTTCTGGCAATACTGGACCTCTCGTCATTGTGGAAAGTACTCAAGCCTCCATCATCGACTCGCACTTGGAAGGAAACAAAGCATTGTTTGGTAGAACACTTGTCACCTCACAGTTTTCTCATTTTAACATCTCTAGGACAACATTTGTCCAAAACTATGGGACTGTCATCCGGGTGCAAAACTCTGGGAGTTTAAATGCAACTAACTGTCTCTTTCAGCTGAACATGGACCTAACAGAATCAATTTTTATAGTACGAGGATTAAGCACAGTAGGAATTAAAGACTGTGTGTTCAAGGATTCAAGAAGTGAGAAAGAAGGGCCTGTCTTGAAAATCTCTGACAGGCACTCCACTGCATATTTTGAG AAATGTAACTTTAGCTGTAACATGGTGAACACAAGTATTTTCTCTCCTCCTTTGTTGTCACAATTTGTGCATCAGTTGTCTTGTGACAACTGTTTTGTGGACCATAACTGCCCAG TGCTCTGTTCTCCAGGAGAGTTTTTGACAAGTGGTGTCTTGTGTAAATCTTGTCCAGCGGGAAGTTACAGTCCAGGAGCGACAAGAAACACATCAGTAACACAATGTACAAG TTGTCCAGCTGGTACATACAGCTCAAGGACCAAAACCAGGAGTTGCACTCCTTGTGCGGAGGGTACAATTTCTTCAAAGGCTGG GTCATTGTTGTGCTCTAAATGCAAGAATGATTTTTTCACGTCATCTCCAGGTCAGGCATCATGTTCCAAAG tGACAATGGAGTTCATAATACTTCTAGCAATGGTGTCAACCTTAACCATCATTCCCATCGCACTACTGTTTTGGCAAAGCAGACCATCTGCTCAAAAAAAGAAAGGCCCTCTTTTGATTTCAAGTCATGAAGCCTTAACAATGCCTGGAGCAAAAGACAGCCCAGACTTTTCAATTCAGAACAGACCTTGGCACATGGGAG ATAGTTGA
- the LOC137979591 gene encoding carbohydrate sulfotransferase 6-like has product MSVRSLRDILAKRVKPSSSPVWLVALLVLCAIFVLTRDNCLEAMRLRNRQLRSSTNSDESRRLRYYRCGANDEFSDENANNSSVNQMSNQGKNCSNLNRDIDLLRKKLAMYEKLDKFLEFDSLASKFGSKMRQNILIISDYASGSSFLGEILNQHPQIFYLYEPLKSLQYYRENRPESVYDTMVTHLLNGIFHCNFMDLVYYTEFLSYQYSSLRHRLGSRALSSPPLCPENHNNPHYSIRMCAPLRPQGISAICRLHKHTVVKTIRINSIHKLSYLMDTEAPMDYSLKVVHLVRDPRAVLNSLVMDNSGQNWTIKSVREHAQTMCRDMLRNVKYAVSAPSWLHGRYTLLRYEDLAMNPHQIAEQLYRFVGVGLAPQVRSWIDRTLREGFSANSLLDSVYRQFSYSAQNLTESVQKWRSQIPYSVARLIEMECYEVMNLLGYKFVEDEDELRTVSFPLTD; this is encoded by the coding sequence ATGTCAGTTCGCTCTCTTCGAGATATTTTGGCAAAGAGAGTAAAGCCCTCTTCTTCTCCAGTGTGGTTAGTGGCGCTTTTGGTCCTTTGCGCGATCTTTGTGTTAACACGAGACAACTGTTTAGAGGCCATGCGTTTGAGAAACCGACAACTTCGAAGTTCAACCAACAGTGACGAGTCGAGACGTTTAAGGTACTATCGATGTGGAGCCAATGACGAGTTTTCCGATGAAAATGCCAATAATTCTTCGGTGAATCAAATGTCGAATCAAGGGAAAAACTGCTCCAACTTGAACAGGGACATTGaccttttaagaaagaagttaGCAATGTATGAGAAATTGGACAAATTTCTAGAGTTTGACTCGTTGGCGAGCAAATTCGGAAGTAAGATGCGACAAAATATTCTCATCATATCGGATTACGCTTCTGGAAGTTCTTTTCTTGGAGAAATCTTAAACCAACACCCTCAAATATTCTATCTTTACGAACCATTGAAGTCTTTACAATATTATCGTGAAAATCGGCCCGAAAGTGTTTATGATACTATGGTGACGCACCTCTTGAACGGAATATTTCACTGCAATTTTATGGATCTTGTTTATTACACGGAATTTTTGTCATATCAATACAGTTCACTTCGACATCGACTAGGCAGTCGCGCCTTGTCTTCGCCACCTTTGTGTCCGGAGAATCACAATAATCCCCATTATAGCATTCGCATGTGTGCGCCACTAAGGCCTCAAGGAATATCAGCAATATGCAGACTTCATAAACACACCGTTGTCAAAACAATCCGCATCAATTCGATTCATAAACTCTCCTACTTAATGGACACCGAAGCACCTATGGATTATTCCCTCAAAGTGGTTCATTTGGTCCGCGATCCGCGGGCAGTCTTAAACTCGTTAGTCATGGACAATTCCGGCCAAAACTGGACGATCAAATCGGTGCGCGAACATGCGCAAACGATGTGTCGCGACATGCTGCGAAACGTCAAGTACGCAGTCAGCGCGCCGTCATGGTTACACGGACGATATACATTGCTCAGATATGAAGATTTAGCGATGAATCCGCATCAAATAGCGGAACAGTTATATAGATTCGTAGGAGTGGGTTTAGCGCCACAAGTGCGTTCATGGATTGATCGCACCTTGCGGGAAGGTTTTAGTGCTAATTCCCTTCTCGACTCCGTTTATCGCCAGTTCTCGTACAGCGCGCAAAATTTGACTGAGTCAGTTCAAAAATGGCGCTCACAAATACCTTACTCAGTCGCAAGGCTAATCGAAATGGAATGCTATGAGGTAATGAATCTTCTTGGATATAAGTTTGTCGAAGACGAGGATGAGCTAAGGACGGTTTCATTTCCACTTACagattga